Proteins encoded together in one Bombyx mori chromosome 24, ASM3026992v2 window:
- the LOC101738847 gene encoding zinc finger protein 26 isoform X1 → MAEAEIQMPHYIDTDENVGSRTMSVCCCCLELVCRKCLWTEYTWMGQVEVYGNMIKDCYGIDIPGESRGICEVCITQLRNAVRFKRQLILSQDKLNALKNNIAKGNEFDLVDGGSKGNAHYGNEFDGDDCVIGCKQESVNYSDSDSSDDAPLVQALDRERARKETPPKLRSGRRQYNYMKTRRNVCLILENSTILPFKSNKGYFTCFYCHKQHAVFEELKAHMSEHKDLTVKDSLKCLLRPHAIKVDASNLSCKRCGQAQQTMHDLIQHLTENHEIDFDFDAKMKPIDTVLPYDLADGKFRCFICKKDFMFFKTLSKHMNEHGANYVCDKCGKCFILPERLRAHKQNIHIDVSAVKCEHCGKLCSSNVVLKSHIRYTHKRILFVCSICDKKFMSFKKRFDHLQQYHGRAALNLTCDKCSKSFSTPGSLNNHVRKEHSITTRDPKRFHCELCSMTFKTKSALKCHSVVHSGEKNFECEVCHKKYGRSRTLVEHMKIHRNDRRWSCAACAQAFVQKCSLKNHIRVHHGELNGDQLLIYKEPEKT, encoded by the exons ATGGCTGAAGCTGAAATACAGATGCCGCATTACATAGATACAGATGAAAATGTAGGAAGTCGCACGATGAGCGTTTGCTGCTGTTGTCTGGAATTGGTTTGTAGGAAGTGTCTTTGGACTGAATACACCTGGATGGGGCAAGTAGAGGTGTACGGTAACATGATTAAAGACTGCTATGGGATTGAT ATACCCGGGGAAAGTAGAGGCATCTGCGAAGTGTGCATAACTCAGTTGCGGAATGCAGTACGATTTAAACGACAATTGATCCTGTCCCAGGACAAATTGAATGCTCTGAAAA ATAATATCGCAAAAGGGAATGAATTTGATCTTGTCGATGGTGGTTCGAAGGGAAACGCGCATTACGGGAATGAGTTCGATGGGGATGATTGCGTGATCG GATGCAAACAGGAATCTGTAAATTATTCAGATTCGGATAGCTCTGATGACGCGCCTCTGGTGCAAGCCTTGGACCGAGAGCGAG CCCGAAAAGAAACTCCGCCTAAACTGAGAAGTGGAAGACGACAGTACAATTACATGAAAACGAGACGTAACGTGTGCCTTATCTTAGAGAATTCCACGATCCTACCGTTCAAATCGAACAAGGGCTACTTCACTTGCTTCTACTGCCACAAGCAGCACGCCGTCTTCGAGGAGCTCAAAGCGCACATGAGCGAACACAAAGACTTGACGGTCAAGGACAGCTTGAAATGCCTGTTACGGCCGCACGCCATCAAAGTAGACGCCAGCAATTTGTCGTGCAAGCGATGCGGCCAAGCTCAGCAGACGATGCACGATTTGATACAACACTTGACCGAGAATCACGAAATCGACTTTGACTTCGACGCGAAAATGAAACCGATCGACACGGTCCTACCGTACGATCTGGCCGACGGCAAATTCCGTTGTTTCATATGCAAAAAGGATTTCATGTTCTTTAAGACCTTATCGAAGCACATGAACGAACACGGCGCGAACTACGTATGCGATAAGTGCGGTAAATGCTTCATTTTGCCGGAGAGGCTGAGGGCTCACAAGCAGAACATACACATAGACGTCTCGGCCGTCAAGTGCGAACACTGCGGGAAGCTGTGCTCTTCTAACGTTGTCCTAAAGAGTCACATACGATACACGCACAAGAGGATATTGTTCGTTTGCTCCATATGCGATAAGAAATTCATGTCGTTCAAGAAACGTTTCGACCACTTACAGCAGTACCACGGCAGGGCGGCCCTGAACCTGACCTGCGATAAGTGCTCGAAGAGTTTCTCGACGCCCGGCAGTCTGAACAATCATGTCCGGAAGGAGCACTCGATAACAACGAGAGACCCGAAGAGGTTTCACTGTGAATTGTGCTCTATGACGTTCAAGACAAAGTCCGCGTTGAAATGTCACAGCGTTGTGCATTCCGGCGAGAAGAATTTCGAATGTGAAGTCTGCCACAAGAAGTACGGAAGGTCGAGGACCTTGGTCGAGCACATGAAGATACACAGGAACGACAGGAGATGGTCCTGTGCTGCATGCGCGCAGGCCTTCGTTCAGAAATGCAGCCTCAAGAACCACATCAGGGTCCACCACGGAGAACTCAACGGGGATCAGTTATTGATTTACAAGGAACCGGAGAAAACGTGA
- the LOC101738847 gene encoding zinc finger protein 728 isoform X2 gives MAEAEIQMPHYIDTDENVGSRTMSVCCCCLELVCRKCLWTEYTWMGQVEVYGNMIKDCYGIDIPGESRGICEVCITQLRNAVRFKRQLILSQDKLNALKRCKQESVNYSDSDSSDDAPLVQALDRERARKETPPKLRSGRRQYNYMKTRRNVCLILENSTILPFKSNKGYFTCFYCHKQHAVFEELKAHMSEHKDLTVKDSLKCLLRPHAIKVDASNLSCKRCGQAQQTMHDLIQHLTENHEIDFDFDAKMKPIDTVLPYDLADGKFRCFICKKDFMFFKTLSKHMNEHGANYVCDKCGKCFILPERLRAHKQNIHIDVSAVKCEHCGKLCSSNVVLKSHIRYTHKRILFVCSICDKKFMSFKKRFDHLQQYHGRAALNLTCDKCSKSFSTPGSLNNHVRKEHSITTRDPKRFHCELCSMTFKTKSALKCHSVVHSGEKNFECEVCHKKYGRSRTLVEHMKIHRNDRRWSCAACAQAFVQKCSLKNHIRVHHGELNGDQLLIYKEPEKT, from the exons ATGGCTGAAGCTGAAATACAGATGCCGCATTACATAGATACAGATGAAAATGTAGGAAGTCGCACGATGAGCGTTTGCTGCTGTTGTCTGGAATTGGTTTGTAGGAAGTGTCTTTGGACTGAATACACCTGGATGGGGCAAGTAGAGGTGTACGGTAACATGATTAAAGACTGCTATGGGATTGAT ATACCCGGGGAAAGTAGAGGCATCTGCGAAGTGTGCATAACTCAGTTGCGGAATGCAGTACGATTTAAACGACAATTGATCCTGTCCCAGGACAAATTGAATGCTCTGAAAA GATGCAAACAGGAATCTGTAAATTATTCAGATTCGGATAGCTCTGATGACGCGCCTCTGGTGCAAGCCTTGGACCGAGAGCGAG CCCGAAAAGAAACTCCGCCTAAACTGAGAAGTGGAAGACGACAGTACAATTACATGAAAACGAGACGTAACGTGTGCCTTATCTTAGAGAATTCCACGATCCTACCGTTCAAATCGAACAAGGGCTACTTCACTTGCTTCTACTGCCACAAGCAGCACGCCGTCTTCGAGGAGCTCAAAGCGCACATGAGCGAACACAAAGACTTGACGGTCAAGGACAGCTTGAAATGCCTGTTACGGCCGCACGCCATCAAAGTAGACGCCAGCAATTTGTCGTGCAAGCGATGCGGCCAAGCTCAGCAGACGATGCACGATTTGATACAACACTTGACCGAGAATCACGAAATCGACTTTGACTTCGACGCGAAAATGAAACCGATCGACACGGTCCTACCGTACGATCTGGCCGACGGCAAATTCCGTTGTTTCATATGCAAAAAGGATTTCATGTTCTTTAAGACCTTATCGAAGCACATGAACGAACACGGCGCGAACTACGTATGCGATAAGTGCGGTAAATGCTTCATTTTGCCGGAGAGGCTGAGGGCTCACAAGCAGAACATACACATAGACGTCTCGGCCGTCAAGTGCGAACACTGCGGGAAGCTGTGCTCTTCTAACGTTGTCCTAAAGAGTCACATACGATACACGCACAAGAGGATATTGTTCGTTTGCTCCATATGCGATAAGAAATTCATGTCGTTCAAGAAACGTTTCGACCACTTACAGCAGTACCACGGCAGGGCGGCCCTGAACCTGACCTGCGATAAGTGCTCGAAGAGTTTCTCGACGCCCGGCAGTCTGAACAATCATGTCCGGAAGGAGCACTCGATAACAACGAGAGACCCGAAGAGGTTTCACTGTGAATTGTGCTCTATGACGTTCAAGACAAAGTCCGCGTTGAAATGTCACAGCGTTGTGCATTCCGGCGAGAAGAATTTCGAATGTGAAGTCTGCCACAAGAAGTACGGAAGGTCGAGGACCTTGGTCGAGCACATGAAGATACACAGGAACGACAGGAGATGGTCCTGTGCTGCATGCGCGCAGGCCTTCGTTCAGAAATGCAGCCTCAAGAACCACATCAGGGTCCACCACGGAGAACTCAACGGGGATCAGTTATTGATTTACAAGGAACCGGAGAAAACGTGA
- the LOC101746105 gene encoding zinc finger protein 26 isoform X1, whose protein sequence is MAFGIINNLISQPNVCRCCLSAGGEWDITTSYLSADGKKEVYSEILKDCFGISLSIIKNISLSLRVCQLCVEHLREASSFKKQVLNAEKVFKQYYEHITDIHRDVAKPLGNTLKEDDNLICGVNSIEGSDLQRKPDSLNICKRGRERESNGHIVDDDVDDDDDDEETPISELVKRNSHFKIQDETSKHIDPKVERRRVQNLCQYKVQNSVKELSERKRLIVTCETVLKWTTACPFRHHKSWFQCFYCTDDFMEIAKLREHTAKAHNNTDDELKKIKRFPRSLQIDISNLKCCQCELNLVDVEAMRRHLAEAHNRVLYKECIADYKVNTSPYTCHLCGKRYHVFRSLTTHLNVHYANCVCDVCGKSFMNTKRLKVHRATHENGHYPCSECGKVLKTKISKANHMGTHAKRVLKCHICFEPMKHYNDRLKHMSERHNVTHKFVCPVCGREFNLKHYLATHVRQTHGNRNKACPDCGMTFKTNYGLKKHMLRHSGIRAFKCSVCCKTYARSYTLREHLRTHESEGVATLT, encoded by the exons atggcttttggtattattaataatttaatttcacagcCAAATGTCTGTAGGTGTTGTCTATCTGCTGGCGGCGAGTGGGATATTACGACGTCTTATTTAAGTGCGGACGGAAAAAAAGAAGTTTATTCTGAAATACTAAAGGATTGTTTCGGGATTTCT ctatcgatcataaaaaatataagtcTGAGTTTGCGAGTTTGTCAACTATGCGTGGAACACCTCCGTGAGGCGAGTTCGTTCAAGAAACAAGTTCTAAATGCTGAAAAAGTTTTCAAGCAATATTACG aacACATTACAGATATTCATCGAGATGTAGCAAAACCTTTAGGAAATACCTTAAAAgaggatgacaatttaatatgcGGCGTGAACTCTATTGAAGGCAGCG ATTTGCAAAGAAAACCCGATTCACTTAATATTTGCAAGAGAGGCAGGGAAAGAGAATCGAATGGGCACATAGttgatgatgatgttgatgatgatgatgatgatgaagagacACCCATATCGGAACTCGTGAAGAGGAATTCGCATTTCAAAATACAAGATGAGACTTCAAAACATATTGACCCTAAAGTTGAGAGGCGTAGAGTCCAAAACTTAT GTCAATATAAAGTACAGAATTCCGTTAAGGAGCTATCGGAACGGAAACGACTCATCGTAACTTGCGAGACGGTCCTCAAGTGGACCACCGCTTGTCCCTTCCGCCACCACAAAAGCTGGTTCCAGTGCTTCTACTGCACCGATGACTTCATGGAGATCGCGAAGCTTCGCGAGCACACGGCCAAAGCCCACAATAACACAGacgacgaattaaaaaaaattaaacgctTCCCTAGATCATTGCAGATCGACATATCGAATCTCAAATGTTGCCAGTGCGAATTAAATTTAGTTGACGTCGAAGCGATGCGGCGTCATCTCGCCGAAGCCCACAACCGGGTTCTGTACAAAGAATGCATAGCCGATTACAAAGTGAACACCAGTCCTTACACTTGCCACTTGTGCGGGAAACGGTACCACGTGTTCCGTAGTCTGACCACGCATCTGAATGTGCACTACGCGAATTGCGTTTGTGATGTGTGCGGGAAATCTTTTATGAACACGAAACGGCTTAAGGTCCACAGGGCGACCCACGAGAATGGCCACTATCCCTGTTCCGAATGTGGGAAGGTTTTGAAAACGAAAATATCGAAAGCGAACCACATGGGTACGCACGCGAAGCGCGTCCTAAAATGCCACATCTGCTTCGAACCGATGAAGCACTACAACGATCGTCTGAAGCACATGTCCGAGCGGCATAATGTGACGCACAAGTTTGTGTGCCCGGTGTGCGGGAGGGAGTTCAATCTCAAGCATTATCTGGCGACGCACGTGCGGCAGACTCACGGGAATAGAAACAAGGCGTGCCCGGATTGCGGGATGACGTTCAAGACGAATTACGGGCTTAAGAAGCACATGCTGAGGCACTCTGGGATCAGGGCCTTCAAGTGCTCGGTGTGCTGTAAGACGTACGCCAGGAGTTATACGTTGAGGGAGCACTTAAGGACCCACGAGAGCGAGGGGGTGGCGACCCTAACATGA
- the LOC101746105 gene encoding zinc finger protein 26 isoform X2, whose product MAFGIINNLISQPNVCRCCLSAGGEWDITTSYLSADGKKEVYSEILKDCFGISLSIIKNISLSLRVCQLCVEHLREASSFKKQVLNAEKVFKQYYDIHRDVAKPLGNTLKEDDNLICGVNSIEGSDLQRKPDSLNICKRGRERESNGHIVDDDVDDDDDDEETPISELVKRNSHFKIQDETSKHIDPKVERRRVQNLCQYKVQNSVKELSERKRLIVTCETVLKWTTACPFRHHKSWFQCFYCTDDFMEIAKLREHTAKAHNNTDDELKKIKRFPRSLQIDISNLKCCQCELNLVDVEAMRRHLAEAHNRVLYKECIADYKVNTSPYTCHLCGKRYHVFRSLTTHLNVHYANCVCDVCGKSFMNTKRLKVHRATHENGHYPCSECGKVLKTKISKANHMGTHAKRVLKCHICFEPMKHYNDRLKHMSERHNVTHKFVCPVCGREFNLKHYLATHVRQTHGNRNKACPDCGMTFKTNYGLKKHMLRHSGIRAFKCSVCCKTYARSYTLREHLRTHESEGVATLT is encoded by the exons atggcttttggtattattaataatttaatttcacagcCAAATGTCTGTAGGTGTTGTCTATCTGCTGGCGGCGAGTGGGATATTACGACGTCTTATTTAAGTGCGGACGGAAAAAAAGAAGTTTATTCTGAAATACTAAAGGATTGTTTCGGGATTTCT ctatcgatcataaaaaatataagtcTGAGTTTGCGAGTTTGTCAACTATGCGTGGAACACCTCCGTGAGGCGAGTTCGTTCAAGAAACAAGTTCTAAATGCTGAAAAAGTTTTCAAGCAATATTACG ATATTCATCGAGATGTAGCAAAACCTTTAGGAAATACCTTAAAAgaggatgacaatttaatatgcGGCGTGAACTCTATTGAAGGCAGCG ATTTGCAAAGAAAACCCGATTCACTTAATATTTGCAAGAGAGGCAGGGAAAGAGAATCGAATGGGCACATAGttgatgatgatgttgatgatgatgatgatgatgaagagacACCCATATCGGAACTCGTGAAGAGGAATTCGCATTTCAAAATACAAGATGAGACTTCAAAACATATTGACCCTAAAGTTGAGAGGCGTAGAGTCCAAAACTTAT GTCAATATAAAGTACAGAATTCCGTTAAGGAGCTATCGGAACGGAAACGACTCATCGTAACTTGCGAGACGGTCCTCAAGTGGACCACCGCTTGTCCCTTCCGCCACCACAAAAGCTGGTTCCAGTGCTTCTACTGCACCGATGACTTCATGGAGATCGCGAAGCTTCGCGAGCACACGGCCAAAGCCCACAATAACACAGacgacgaattaaaaaaaattaaacgctTCCCTAGATCATTGCAGATCGACATATCGAATCTCAAATGTTGCCAGTGCGAATTAAATTTAGTTGACGTCGAAGCGATGCGGCGTCATCTCGCCGAAGCCCACAACCGGGTTCTGTACAAAGAATGCATAGCCGATTACAAAGTGAACACCAGTCCTTACACTTGCCACTTGTGCGGGAAACGGTACCACGTGTTCCGTAGTCTGACCACGCATCTGAATGTGCACTACGCGAATTGCGTTTGTGATGTGTGCGGGAAATCTTTTATGAACACGAAACGGCTTAAGGTCCACAGGGCGACCCACGAGAATGGCCACTATCCCTGTTCCGAATGTGGGAAGGTTTTGAAAACGAAAATATCGAAAGCGAACCACATGGGTACGCACGCGAAGCGCGTCCTAAAATGCCACATCTGCTTCGAACCGATGAAGCACTACAACGATCGTCTGAAGCACATGTCCGAGCGGCATAATGTGACGCACAAGTTTGTGTGCCCGGTGTGCGGGAGGGAGTTCAATCTCAAGCATTATCTGGCGACGCACGTGCGGCAGACTCACGGGAATAGAAACAAGGCGTGCCCGGATTGCGGGATGACGTTCAAGACGAATTACGGGCTTAAGAAGCACATGCTGAGGCACTCTGGGATCAGGGCCTTCAAGTGCTCGGTGTGCTGTAAGACGTACGCCAGGAGTTATACGTTGAGGGAGCACTTAAGGACCCACGAGAGCGAGGGGGTGGCGACCCTAACATGA